From a region of the Dyella jiangningensis genome:
- a CDS encoding cytochrome c-type biogenesis protein, whose product MRRRLRHRALGALLQLGLLLFTGLAFAQAIDPLPFKDHAQEVRFQALTRELRCLVCQNENLADSNADLARDLRHEVFDLMQQGKSDDEIKQYLVDRYSDFVLYDPPVKSSTVLLWFGPLAILLAGAVVVVVTVRRRGRAAPVAVQDEKPNDEGDDW is encoded by the coding sequence ATGCGGCGGCGACTCCGTCATCGCGCACTGGGTGCGCTCCTACAGTTGGGGTTGCTGCTCTTCACGGGCCTCGCCTTCGCACAGGCCATCGATCCGCTGCCGTTCAAGGACCACGCGCAGGAGGTCCGCTTCCAGGCACTCACGCGCGAACTGCGCTGCCTGGTCTGCCAGAACGAGAACCTGGCCGATTCCAACGCGGACCTCGCGCGCGACCTGCGGCATGAAGTGTTCGACCTGATGCAGCAGGGCAAGAGCGACGACGAGATCAAGCAGTACCTGGTCGATCGCTATTCCGATTTCGTGCTGTACGACCCACCGGTGAAGTCCAGCACGGTGTTGTTGTGGTTCGGCCCGCTGGCGATCCTGCTGGCCGGCGCCGTGGTGGTCGTGGTCACGGTGCGTCGTCGTGGCCGTGCCGCGCCGGTCGCGGTGCAGGACGAGAAGCCGAACGACGAAGGGGACGATTGGTGA
- a CDS encoding tetratricopeptide repeat protein, with protein sequence MKLAFFLIAAAMIAAALFLLLWPLMRHGRQQGRSRKVFALALALAFLLPIAAISLYLGVGTPAALDGVAHQPKSMSIDDAVGELKAHLAQQPDDLQGWMLLAQTYGVMHRAVEARDAYGQALRIDADNSAAMVGWAEADSLQREDHRIDGRALELLERAVKLDPQSQRGLWLLGISQFQHDHYAEAATTWRQLQPQLDPGSNVAKAVAEQIAVADARAGNPGKTAPEMPAVEAQGPALQVQVALSPALKDKLARGDTLFVYARAEQGPPMPLAVAKLDAAALPATVTLTDAMGMTPQFKLSSASRVFVGARISKSGQAMPQAGDLEGDAGVVDVGTRTPIRITIDKVH encoded by the coding sequence GTGAAACTGGCTTTTTTCCTGATCGCCGCAGCGATGATCGCCGCGGCGCTGTTCCTGCTGCTATGGCCGCTGATGCGTCATGGCCGCCAGCAGGGCCGCTCCCGCAAGGTCTTCGCGCTGGCGCTGGCGTTGGCCTTCCTGTTGCCGATCGCGGCCATCAGCCTGTATCTCGGCGTGGGCACGCCGGCGGCGCTCGATGGCGTGGCGCACCAGCCCAAGAGCATGAGCATCGACGATGCCGTCGGTGAGCTGAAGGCTCATCTGGCGCAGCAACCGGATGACCTGCAGGGTTGGATGCTGCTTGCGCAGACCTACGGCGTGATGCATCGCGCCGTCGAAGCACGCGATGCCTACGGCCAGGCGCTGCGCATTGACGCTGACAACAGCGCCGCCATGGTGGGCTGGGCGGAAGCCGACTCCCTGCAGCGCGAGGACCATCGCATCGACGGGCGCGCGCTGGAACTGCTCGAACGCGCCGTGAAGCTGGACCCGCAGAGCCAGCGCGGCCTTTGGCTGCTGGGCATCAGCCAGTTCCAACATGACCACTACGCCGAGGCCGCCACCACCTGGCGCCAGTTGCAGCCCCAGCTGGACCCGGGCTCCAACGTGGCCAAGGCCGTCGCCGAACAGATCGCCGTGGCTGACGCGCGTGCGGGCAACCCCGGCAAGACGGCGCCCGAGATGCCTGCCGTCGAGGCTCAGGGGCCTGCGTTGCAGGTCCAGGTAGCGCTCTCCCCCGCCCTCAAGGACAAGCTGGCTCGCGGCGACACGCTGTTCGTCTATGCACGCGCCGAGCAGGGGCCGCCCATGCCGCTGGCCGTGGCGAAGCTGGACGCCGCCGCCCTTCCCGCCACGGTCACGCTCACGGACGCGATGGGCATGACGCCTCAGTTCAAACTATCCTCGGCATCGCGCGTGTTCGTCGGTGCCCGCATCAGCAAGAGTGGGCAGGCCATGCCGCAGGCGGGCGACCTCGAAGGCGACGCCGGCGTGGTCGACGTCGGCACGCGTACTCCGATCAGGATCACCATCGACAAGGTTCATTGA
- the metX gene encoding homoserine O-acetyltransferase MetX, translating into MNHDARRYFALPSPFAMKRGGELHGARVAYETWGELSAARDNAVLILTGLSPSAHAASNDEDPSPGWWEAMIGPGKAIDTSRWYVICVNSLGSDKGSTCAASINPATGEPYRLDFPELSLEDVAHAAHGVVNSLGIEQLACLIGCSMGGMSALAYMVLHPGSVRAHISVDTAPQAQPFAIAIRSLQREAIRLDPHWNNGHYDDGDYPEAGMSIARKLGVITYRSAMEWNGRFARIRLDPEQRDDNPFGLEFEVESYLEGHARRFVHTFDPNSYLYLSRASDWFDIAEYGNGSVMEGLKRIRIKQAMVIGVSTDILFPLEQQEQIADGLRAAGAEVEFVALNSPQGHDAFLVDIPNYSRAIGGFLGRL; encoded by the coding sequence ATGAATCACGACGCGCGCCGCTACTTCGCCCTGCCTTCGCCATTCGCGATGAAGCGCGGTGGAGAACTCCACGGCGCGCGCGTCGCCTATGAAACCTGGGGCGAACTGAGCGCGGCGCGTGACAATGCGGTGCTGATCCTCACCGGCCTCTCGCCGAGCGCACACGCCGCTTCCAACGACGAAGATCCTTCGCCCGGCTGGTGGGAGGCGATGATCGGCCCTGGCAAGGCCATCGATACCTCGCGCTGGTATGTCATCTGCGTGAATTCGCTGGGCAGCGACAAAGGGTCCACCTGTGCGGCTTCGATCAACCCGGCGACAGGTGAGCCGTATCGCCTGGATTTTCCCGAGCTGTCGCTGGAAGACGTCGCCCACGCGGCCCATGGCGTCGTAAATAGCCTAGGCATCGAACAGCTGGCTTGCCTCATCGGCTGCTCGATGGGTGGCATGAGCGCACTGGCCTACATGGTGCTGCACCCGGGCAGCGTACGCGCACACATCAGCGTGGATACGGCGCCCCAGGCGCAGCCGTTCGCCATCGCCATCCGCTCGCTGCAGCGCGAAGCCATTCGGCTCGACCCGCACTGGAACAACGGCCACTACGACGATGGGGACTATCCCGAAGCCGGCATGAGCATCGCGCGCAAGCTCGGGGTGATCACCTACCGCTCGGCGATGGAATGGAATGGTCGCTTCGCGCGCATCCGGCTCGACCCCGAGCAACGCGACGACAATCCGTTCGGCCTGGAATTCGAAGTGGAGTCGTACCTCGAAGGCCACGCGCGACGCTTCGTGCATACCTTCGACCCCAACAGCTATCTATATCTGTCGCGCGCCAGCGATTGGTTCGACATTGCCGAATACGGCAACGGCAGCGTGATGGAAGGGCTCAAGCGCATCCGCATCAAGCAGGCGATGGTGATCGGCGTCAGTACCGACATCCTGTTTCCGCTGGAGCAGCAGGAACAGATTGCCGATGGCCTGCGCGCCGCGGGCGCCGAGGTCGAGTTCGTGGCGCTGAATTCCCCGCAGGGCCACGATGCCTTCCTGGTCGACATCCCCAACTACAGTCGCGCCATCGGCGGCTTCCTCGGCCGACTCTGA
- a CDS encoding cysteine dioxygenase family protein — MLTLDFPGSRQLIDAIDAAVAENSTRAVTDSLRNSLCKLIRGKEVKLPECVFETAEGRYARRELYRSEDHGYCVVAMTWGPGQGTPIHDHCGMWCVEGVWSGALEVVQYERLADEDGHYRFQPVGSIQAGPGSAGSLIPPHEYHTIRNPSDDAVAVSLHIYSGPMTHCAVFQPLGQDHYQRSDRQLGLDPVH; from the coding sequence ATGCTCACCCTCGACTTTCCCGGCTCCCGCCAGCTCATCGACGCCATCGACGCCGCCGTGGCGGAGAACTCCACCCGCGCCGTCACGGACAGCCTGCGCAACAGCTTGTGCAAGCTCATTCGAGGCAAGGAAGTGAAGCTGCCCGAATGCGTGTTCGAGACCGCGGAAGGCCGCTACGCGCGCCGCGAGCTGTACCGTAGCGAGGATCACGGCTACTGCGTGGTGGCGATGACCTGGGGTCCGGGCCAGGGCACGCCGATCCACGACCATTGCGGCATGTGGTGCGTGGAAGGCGTCTGGAGCGGTGCGCTGGAAGTCGTGCAGTACGAGCGCCTCGCCGATGAAGACGGCCACTACCGCTTCCAGCCTGTGGGCTCCATCCAGGCCGGCCCCGGCTCTGCCGGCAGCCTGATTCCGCCGCACGAATACCACACCATCCGCAACCCCAGCGACGACGCCGTCGCGGTGAGCCTGCACATCTACTCCGGCCCGATGACCCATTGTGCCGTGTTCCAGCCCCTGGGCCAGGACCACTATCAGCGCAGCGATCGCCAGCTGGGTCTCGACCCGGTGCACTGA
- a CDS encoding protein-disulfide reductase DsbD family protein: protein MQGMPRLSMQAVVLRMIGSLAVWKALFVASEAGVLKAFARIGWILFLLLVGGLIHAQDLAGLLPIGEAYKLSADTGTPGVIKLHWTIAPDYYLYRGQMQFTGGEGVTLGTAQLPDGKKYHDEYLGDVETYHNSIDASIPYTLAQGTQRIRLAVRYQGCHEVDPKICYPPHVEDLDLPLPGGATVPATQGSTAPGEGSNPADAGLLLSLLLAFAGGLVLNLMPCVLPVLSIKAIGLLESGESIQRARRHALAYTAGVLCSFAAIGFAVVASRSAGHALGWGAQLQQPLVVGVLACVMVAIGLSMSGVAQFGASFGNLGQGLASRPGWAGDFFTGVLAVAVASPCVAPFMGTALAYAFLAPTPAALLVFLALGLGLALPFLLIGFVPALGRLLPRPGAWMETLKQVLAFPMYLTAVWLVWVLAHQRGADAVGLVLVAVVLLAMTLWWVERSRHRGAWAKLLACVLAVFTVLPLYGLCRLQPMSAVATQEAGAVPFSPQKLAELRHSGTLVFVDMTADWCITCKANEHAVLDTATFHDLLQRTGTVYMKGDWTNVDPTITAFLQEYHSPGVPLYVVFAKGSRTGKVLPSVLTLPLMRTALETTSTQAAQ, encoded by the coding sequence ATGCAGGGTATGCCCCGTCTGTCGATGCAGGCGGTGGTGTTGCGAATGATTGGCTCGTTGGCGGTATGGAAAGCACTGTTCGTTGCTTCCGAGGCGGGTGTCCTGAAAGCCTTCGCACGCATCGGCTGGATATTGTTCCTGCTCCTGGTGGGCGGCTTGATTCATGCGCAAGACCTGGCCGGACTGCTGCCGATCGGCGAGGCGTACAAGCTCAGTGCGGACACCGGCACGCCTGGCGTGATCAAGCTGCACTGGACGATCGCGCCAGACTACTACCTCTACCGCGGACAGATGCAGTTCACCGGCGGCGAAGGCGTGACGCTGGGCACGGCGCAACTGCCGGACGGCAAGAAGTACCACGACGAGTACCTCGGCGACGTCGAGACCTATCACAACAGCATCGACGCCAGCATTCCGTACACGCTCGCGCAGGGCACGCAGCGCATCAGGCTCGCGGTGCGCTACCAGGGTTGCCACGAGGTCGATCCGAAGATCTGTTATCCCCCGCATGTCGAGGATCTCGACCTTCCGCTGCCTGGCGGTGCGACGGTCCCGGCGACGCAGGGAAGCACCGCGCCCGGCGAGGGCTCGAACCCAGCCGACGCCGGCCTGTTGCTATCGCTGCTGCTCGCCTTTGCGGGCGGGCTGGTGCTTAACCTGATGCCCTGCGTGTTGCCGGTGCTGTCGATCAAGGCGATTGGCCTGCTCGAAAGCGGCGAGAGCATCCAGCGGGCGCGTCGGCATGCGTTGGCCTACACGGCCGGGGTGCTGTGCTCGTTTGCCGCGATCGGATTCGCTGTCGTGGCTTCGCGTTCGGCCGGGCATGCGCTGGGCTGGGGCGCGCAATTGCAGCAGCCGCTGGTAGTGGGCGTGCTGGCCTGCGTGATGGTCGCCATCGGCCTTTCGATGTCGGGCGTGGCGCAGTTCGGTGCGTCGTTCGGCAACCTGGGGCAAGGCCTTGCCTCACGTCCGGGGTGGGCCGGCGATTTCTTCACCGGCGTGCTCGCGGTGGCGGTGGCCAGCCCCTGCGTCGCGCCCTTCATGGGAACGGCGCTCGCCTATGCGTTCCTTGCGCCGACGCCCGCAGCCCTGCTTGTGTTCCTCGCGCTGGGCCTGGGCCTTGCGCTTCCGTTCCTGCTGATCGGTTTCGTTCCGGCGCTCGGCCGGCTGCTGCCGCGGCCCGGTGCGTGGATGGAAACACTGAAGCAGGTGCTGGCGTTCCCGATGTACCTCACTGCGGTGTGGCTGGTCTGGGTGTTGGCGCATCAGCGCGGCGCCGACGCGGTGGGTCTGGTGCTCGTTGCCGTGGTGCTGCTTGCCATGACCCTGTGGTGGGTCGAGCGCAGCCGTCATCGCGGCGCATGGGCCAAGCTGCTCGCATGCGTCCTGGCCGTGTTCACGGTGCTGCCGCTGTATGGGTTGTGCCGCCTGCAGCCGATGTCCGCCGTGGCGACGCAGGAAGCGGGCGCCGTTCCGTTCTCGCCGCAGAAGCTGGCCGAGTTGCGCCACTCGGGCACACTGGTCTTCGTGGACATGACCGCGGACTGGTGCATCACCTGCAAGGCCAACGAGCATGCCGTGCTCGACACGGCTACGTTCCACGACCTGCTGCAGCGCACGGGCACCGTTTACATGAAAGGCGATTGGACCAACGTCGACCCGACGATCACCGCGTTCCTGCAGGAATATCACTCGCCCGGCGTGCCGCTCTACGTGGTGTTTGCCAAGGGAAGCCGCACCGGGAAGGTGTTGCCATCGGTGCTGACCCTTCCGCTGATGCGAACAGCGCTTGAGACAACTTCGACGCAGGCAGCTCAGTGA
- a CDS encoding M16 family metallopeptidase, whose protein sequence is MRTTLDNGLRVVVVRDTLAPTVTTQITYLAGSYDAPAGFPGTAHALEHMMFRDSKGMAGAQLNEMVGKMGATDNAFTTNDATQFYFVAPAQYLDVLLHIEATRMRGAQLSDKGWSLEKGAIEQEVSRDISDPGQLAIEEAERILYAGTGYAEDPLGTRPSFDKTTGATLQKFYNQWYAPNNAILVIVGDVDPAATLGKVKQVFEPVPRGNVPERAPVKLAPFQPVTIAKTTPAATGTVQYLFRMPGQQSKDYAAADVLLDVLGNSRSSLSDLAARGKVLSAAAQALPFAHGGLGVVEVGFPKGGDSKAAQSQLDAVIDDLLKNGVPADLVEAAKRQEHAQYEFSRNSATELAQSWSQALAWQGLDSPEQAQAQIQAVTVEDVNRVAREYLKPDQRVTVVLTPSADGKRPPNSSGFGGTESFASSNAALDGPLPQWAAQALGKLEMPHWTLAPARMTLANGITLIVQPESISKTVTVMGHVDHEDNLQEPAGQEGVGQLLGSLFDYGTTTLDRNAFHKALDEIAATESAGPDFMLAVPAENFSRGMQLLADNELHPSLTASAFAVQQQTLSRTLAGRLQSPPYKMMRALEKGWLPAGDPDLREATPATVDKLSLAHAKAYYEQTYRPDMTTIVVVGDVTPEQARAEVDKVFGSWSATGPKPGVVPKPVPVNAASHAVVPNAYASQDTVLMGQSLALDLHNPDRYALELGNYVLGGNGFASRLMTDIRVKHGYAYTAASMTRFDRSRSNFMVYYGSDPDKVADADKLVRQNLAQMRDTPVKAEELDNARQALIREIPVGVSSVNSIARSLLTWSYKGEPLDQPMVAAKYYLDLSAQQVQGAFKKYLQPDHLVQVVQGPTPKQQ, encoded by the coding sequence ATGCGCACGACGTTGGACAACGGCCTGAGGGTGGTGGTCGTGCGCGATACGCTGGCGCCGACGGTGACCACCCAGATCACGTACTTGGCCGGCAGCTACGATGCACCGGCAGGCTTCCCCGGCACCGCGCATGCGCTGGAACATATGATGTTCCGTGACAGCAAGGGCATGGCCGGCGCGCAGTTGAACGAGATGGTCGGCAAGATGGGCGCGACGGACAATGCGTTCACCACCAATGACGCCACGCAGTTCTATTTTGTGGCGCCCGCGCAGTACCTGGACGTGCTGCTGCACATCGAGGCGACGCGCATGCGCGGCGCGCAGTTGTCCGACAAGGGATGGAGCCTGGAAAAAGGCGCGATCGAACAGGAAGTCTCTCGCGACATCTCCGATCCCGGCCAGTTGGCCATCGAGGAAGCCGAGAGGATTCTCTACGCCGGCACCGGCTACGCGGAGGATCCGCTGGGCACGCGGCCCAGCTTCGACAAGACCACCGGGGCGACGCTGCAGAAGTTCTACAACCAGTGGTATGCGCCCAACAATGCGATCCTGGTGATCGTGGGTGATGTCGATCCTGCGGCCACGCTGGGCAAAGTGAAGCAGGTGTTCGAGCCGGTTCCCAGGGGCAACGTGCCGGAGCGTGCGCCGGTGAAGCTGGCTCCATTCCAGCCTGTCACGATCGCCAAGACCACGCCCGCTGCGACCGGCACGGTGCAGTACCTGTTCCGCATGCCTGGTCAGCAATCGAAGGACTATGCGGCGGCAGACGTGCTGCTGGATGTGCTGGGCAATTCGCGCAGCAGCCTCTCCGATCTGGCGGCACGCGGCAAGGTGCTCTCGGCGGCTGCCCAGGCGCTTCCGTTTGCGCATGGCGGCCTCGGCGTGGTCGAAGTCGGCTTTCCCAAGGGCGGTGACAGCAAGGCGGCGCAAAGCCAACTCGACGCCGTGATCGACGACCTGCTGAAAAACGGCGTGCCGGCCGATCTGGTCGAAGCCGCGAAGCGCCAGGAACACGCGCAGTACGAGTTCAGCCGGAACAGCGCGACGGAGCTCGCTCAGTCGTGGTCGCAGGCTCTGGCATGGCAGGGCCTGGATTCTCCCGAACAGGCGCAGGCGCAGATCCAGGCGGTAACGGTGGAGGACGTCAACCGTGTCGCGCGCGAATACCTGAAGCCGGACCAGCGCGTCACCGTTGTGCTTACGCCCAGTGCGGACGGCAAGCGGCCGCCCAATAGCTCCGGTTTCGGCGGCACCGAATCGTTCGCCAGCAGCAATGCCGCGCTGGACGGCCCGCTGCCGCAGTGGGCGGCACAGGCGTTGGGCAAACTGGAGATGCCGCACTGGACGCTTGCACCGGCCAGAATGACGCTGGCCAACGGCATCACGCTGATCGTGCAGCCCGAATCGATCAGCAAGACGGTCACCGTGATGGGCCATGTCGATCATGAAGACAACCTGCAGGAGCCCGCGGGCCAGGAAGGCGTCGGCCAGTTGCTCGGTTCGCTGTTCGACTACGGCACCACCACGCTGGACCGCAACGCTTTCCACAAGGCGCTGGACGAAATCGCCGCCACCGAGTCGGCGGGGCCCGATTTCATGCTGGCGGTGCCGGCAGAAAACTTCAGCAGGGGCATGCAGCTGCTGGCCGACAACGAACTGCATCCCTCGTTGACGGCATCCGCATTCGCCGTGCAGCAACAAACCCTTTCCCGCACGCTGGCCGGCCGATTGCAGTCGCCGCCTTACAAGATGATGCGTGCGCTGGAGAAGGGGTGGCTTCCTGCTGGCGATCCTGATCTGCGTGAAGCCACGCCTGCCACCGTGGACAAGCTTTCCCTGGCCCATGCGAAAGCCTATTACGAGCAGACCTATCGACCCGACATGACCACGATCGTGGTGGTCGGCGACGTGACGCCCGAGCAGGCCCGCGCCGAGGTCGACAAAGTCTTTGGCTCGTGGTCGGCGACCGGACCCAAGCCCGGCGTGGTTCCGAAGCCCGTGCCGGTGAATGCGGCAAGCCACGCCGTGGTGCCCAATGCCTACGCCTCGCAGGACACCGTACTGATGGGGCAGAGCCTGGCGCTGGATCTGCACAATCCCGACCGCTACGCCCTGGAACTGGGCAACTACGTGCTGGGCGGCAATGGCTTCGCTTCGCGCCTGATGACGGACATTCGCGTCAAGCATGGCTATGCCTACACCGCTGCGTCCATGACGCGTTTCGATCGCTCGCGTTCGAACTTCATGGTCTATTACGGCAGCGACCCCGACAAGGTCGCTGATGCCGACAAGCTCGTGCGCCAGAACCTGGCCCAGATGCGCGATACGCCGGTGAAGGCCGAGGAGCTGGACAATGCGCGGCAGGCGCTCATCCGGGAGATTCCGGTAGGCGTATCCAGCGTCAACAGCATCGCCAGGTCACTGCTGACTTGGAGTTACAAGGGCGAGCCGTTGGACCAGCCGATGGTGGCCGCAAAGTACTACCTGGATCTGTCCGCACAGCAAGTGCAGGGCGCGTTCAAGAAATACTTGCAGCCCGACCACCTCGTGCAGGTGGTACAGGGGCCGACACCCAAGCAGCAGTGA
- a CDS encoding thioredoxin family protein has product MKHHLPHLVLAFSALVCGAASAATAFTDIDQALKAAKAKQEPVFVDFSASWCHDCHAMDAKVLNGPEWEAEQSRFVLVRSDADSVNGVAWTKKLKVPALPSYIVLNADGSERGRLMGFIPSEKFYPELNRILSGEDAFDKLKQDAQHGSVDAAAKVLAAYGERDQAADGVRWYASLPMATRKAVSADPHAALRLAVVQMTAESRKALMSNPPLPAAESARLEKDCRTHAQEALSGPIALDEYFDTARTLLACAHSLPESERKALATARLPSLTALYDSQVPSAESGIVRDATYALAFYYKALGDSAKEQAIYQRAIAIGRKSLGDGHGGFDVKRDQAMALVLNEFLANHGSQTEDIALQKAMVAAYPDNYFYQSEYGDSLLEQGHAADALPYLQYAANNASAQDKLQVTHSLAKALIALNRRPEAEKLFDAALHTAEKQFPEMTKMQMAYWKRSGGVL; this is encoded by the coding sequence ATGAAACACCACCTCCCCCATCTCGTGCTGGCCTTCAGCGCGCTGGTTTGCGGCGCAGCATCAGCCGCAACCGCGTTCACGGACATCGATCAGGCACTCAAGGCCGCCAAGGCCAAGCAGGAACCCGTATTCGTCGATTTCTCTGCAAGTTGGTGCCATGACTGCCATGCCATGGATGCAAAAGTGTTGAACGGTCCGGAATGGGAAGCAGAACAAAGCCGTTTCGTGCTGGTGCGCAGCGATGCGGACTCGGTAAATGGCGTCGCGTGGACGAAAAAGCTGAAAGTACCGGCACTGCCGAGCTACATCGTGCTCAATGCCGATGGCAGCGAGCGTGGCCGCCTGATGGGATTCATCCCGAGCGAGAAGTTCTATCCGGAACTCAACCGCATATTGAGTGGCGAGGACGCGTTCGACAAGCTCAAGCAGGACGCCCAGCACGGCTCGGTCGATGCCGCCGCCAAGGTACTGGCTGCCTATGGGGAGCGCGACCAGGCCGCGGACGGTGTGCGTTGGTACGCGAGCTTGCCCATGGCCACGCGTAAAGCCGTTTCGGCCGATCCCCATGCGGCCTTGCGGCTTGCCGTTGTGCAAATGACTGCGGAGAGCCGGAAAGCCTTGATGAGTAATCCTCCACTCCCCGCAGCCGAAAGCGCCCGTCTCGAGAAGGACTGCCGAACCCACGCGCAAGAGGCGTTGAGCGGGCCGATTGCACTCGATGAGTACTTCGACACGGCTCGTACACTTCTCGCCTGTGCCCACTCTCTGCCCGAGTCCGAGCGCAAGGCGCTCGCCACGGCACGCTTGCCTTCCCTCACGGCGCTCTACGACAGCCAGGTGCCTTCTGCGGAATCGGGAATAGTTCGCGATGCTACCTACGCCTTGGCGTTTTACTACAAGGCACTGGGCGACAGCGCCAAAGAGCAGGCCATCTACCAGCGCGCCATCGCCATCGGCCGCAAGTCGTTGGGCGATGGGCATGGCGGATTCGACGTCAAGCGCGACCAGGCCATGGCCCTGGTGCTCAACGAATTCCTGGCCAATCACGGTTCGCAGACCGAGGACATCGCCCTGCAGAAGGCGATGGTCGCGGCGTATCCCGACAATTATTTCTATCAGTCCGAGTATGGCGACAGCCTGCTCGAGCAAGGCCATGCGGCGGACGCGTTGCCTTATCTGCAATACGCCGCGAACAACGCCAGCGCACAGGACAAGCTCCAGGTCACCCATTCGTTGGCCAAGGCCCTGATCGCACTCAATCGCCGTCCCGAAGCAGAGAAGCTGTTCGACGCGGCGCTGCACACGGCCGAGAAGCAGTTTCCCGAGATGACCAAGATGCAGATGGCGTATTGGAAGCGATCCGGTGGCGTGCTTTGA